DNA sequence from the Planctomycetota bacterium genome:
CAGTCGCCGAGCTTGGCCTTCAACTCGACGCTGGTCATGCTCGGTAGGCCGCGGAACAACCGGTGCGTCGGCAGTACCAGCAAGCCGGGGTCGGTCATGCCGATGCACATCATCAGGACAAAATTGGCCGGATGAGCCGCGTCGAGCTCGCCGCCAGCAGCTAGCTCGTCCCGGTAGTTGCAAGCGGTCTCGTAGCGATGATGGCCGTCGGCAATGAACAGCGGCTTGGGGCCGATCAGGCCCGAGACCTTGGCGATTAGCGCGCTATCGGTGACCGGCCACATGCGATGGACCACGCCCAGGTGGTCGACCGCTTCGATCGCCGGCTGGCCGGCGACGGCGCGCTCGAGCAGCTCCTGCACTTCGTTCTGGGGGTCGGGGTACAGGCCGAAAATCTGGGTCAGGTTCGCCTGGCAAGCGCGAGTCAGCAGCAGCCGGTCCTGCTTGGGCCCCGAGAGGGTTTCTTCGTGCGGGAAGATTTTGCCCTGCCCAAAGCGTTCGAGCCGGCAGCGACCCATGAAGCCGCGGCGCGTGACGGTCTGGCCATCGTGCTCGAACGACTGATGATAGACGTAGAAGGCCGGCTGGCCCTCGCGGAACAAAACGCCCTCCTGGCGCCAGTTGCGCAGGAAGCGGGCCGCGCGCGCATAGCGATTGTTCGTGGCGTCGTCCCCTGGCTCCTCGCGATTCAGTTCCAAGCGGACAAAGTTGGCCGGGTGTCGCTTGTAGAGCGCCTGTTGAAACTCGGGCCCGATCACGTCGTAGGGAGGGCAGACCACGTCGCTCAACGAGCCAACGTGCCCCAGGTCGTAACGTAACGCGCGAAACGCTTGCATGTCGGGCATGGTGGTGGAGGGGCTAGAGGTTAGGGACTAGGGGCTAGGGAAATACGATGCAAAGTGGCTCGTACCGCAAACAAGATTTAGCCAAAGCGGCAGCGCTGTTATGACGGTCGGGCGGGGACGTTGTCAAACCCCCGCGCGTGCGAAGCCCGAAGATTCAGGCTATCATTGGGTTATGAAGCCGCTCGGACCCATCTCGTGGGAAAGGATGATTCGCGCCGTGGAAAAGGTACGCGAACGACTTATGCGCGCCACCGCTGCGCTCGAGCGTGCTGGGGTTCCCTATGCCGTGGCTGGCGGTAACGCCGTGGCGGCCTGGGTCTCAAGA
Encoded proteins:
- a CDS encoding DUF1015 domain-containing protein; translation: MPDMQAFRALRYDLGHVGSLSDVVCPPYDVIGPEFQQALYKRHPANFVRLELNREEPGDDATNNRYARAARFLRNWRQEGVLFREGQPAFYVYHQSFEHDGQTVTRRGFMGRCRLERFGQGKIFPHEETLSGPKQDRLLLTRACQANLTQIFGLYPDPQNEVQELLERAVAGQPAIEAVDHLGVVHRMWPVTDSALIAKVSGLIGPKPLFIADGHHRYETACNYRDELAAGGELDAAHPANFVLMMCIGMTDPGLLVLPTHRLFRGLPSMTSVELKAKLGDCFATRVVGKGPDLAGQVWEEIETADAQGTLGLYTHKDQTWTLASITPAGEKRMAQVAGQHSRDWQGLGVAILHQLLIETLLGAKDLPKPLYVHSVSEVVEALKRGDVAGRDATGVMSAGGDFPLAALVMPATVEHIRVISEHAERMPAKSTYFYPKLLGGLVINPHE